ATGTGTGGGACCGATTTTAGCCTCTATTCTTCTATATGCCAGTACGGCTGAGGGAGCAGGGAAAGGGGCTGCACTATTGTTTGTATACTCAATCGGTCTTGGATTGCCATTTTTACTTACCGGGCTCGCGCTTTCAAAAGCCCTGACTGCATTTGGCTGGATTAAACGACATTACAATTTATACAAAATTATAGTGGGCGGAAGCCTAATTATTGTTGGCATACTGATGCTAACTAATAATCTTTTCTACCTTAATATCTATGGCCAAAAGGTTCTCGATTTTATAGGTTTAGACTTTTGGAAGACTTTCTAAAAAACTCAAGGATTTGTAATACACTAAACTGATATAGTATTATTTCCCAATCAACAATGACTAAACCGAACACAGCTATTAGCAGCTTAGAAAATGATCAAATCCATATCTGGAAGATAAATATAAATAATCCCAAGTGGGAACCGTCTCATCTTCTATCTGAAGTGCTATCAAAAGATGAGAAGCGACGAGCGCTAAGGTTAAAATCAGAGAAAGATAAAAATAGGTTTATCGTCTCAAGAGGACATCTGAGAAAAAAACTGGAAAGCTATCTTGAGATTAGTGCTTCCGAAATTGAGTTTTCTTACAATGAATATGGAAAACCATCGGTAAAATCAGAGCAAAATGACAAAAAAATTAAGTTCAATGTATCTCATTCAGCTGATTTGATTATATATGCCGTTAGACAAGGTAGTGAGGTCGGAATTGATGTGGAAAATATTAGAGATGTTAATAAGGCCGATAAAATAATAGGACGTTTTTTTAATAAACAAGAGATTGACTACTATCATTCACACCCACAGCATAAAAAGAAGTCTGCTTTCTTTACCCTTTGGACCAGAAAGGAGGCATATTCAAAGGCTATGGGAAGAGGAATCGGGCTTCCTGCAAAGGAAATCGATCTTAATTTAGTCACAGGGCGGAGTCTTACTACAAATGGGCATAAAGGAAAGTCTAAATGGTCAATTTTTGATATAGAAACTGAAAACGGCTATTTAGCGGCGCTAGCAACTAGGGGTGATAATCCTAATATTTGTTGCTTTGGGTTTTGATTTCTGAGCAAAACTAAGAAAAGGCGCTTAACACCATAATTACTTCCAGTTATAATTACTGACTCTAAATTATTGTGTTTTTATATCTAAGTGACTGAAAATATTTAGTTTGACTACTCGTCATATAATTTTATACTAGTTGCTTATATTTTTTACTGGAGTAACAATCAGCGCAATTAGGGAACTGATTATACTCATTAATAATGTTTTACAACCTCAGCATCGGAGGCTCTCCCGCATGCTGAATGATTAAAGCGAGAAGCTAATAAGAAATAAATACAATATAATGCGAATCCATATTGATTTATATGAAAACGGAGGATTCTAAGTACTATGTCAAACCCGTCTGATAAAGACAAGGAAATGAAGCAGGCCGCTCTGGACTATCACAGTATTGGCCAGAAAGGAAAACTAGAGGTAGTACCTACAAAACCTTGTCTAACACAGTGGGATCTTTCCCTAGCATACTCCCCAGGTGTTGCTGAGCCTTGTCTTGAAATTCATAAAGATCCGCACGATGTATACGAATATACTAATAAGGGAAATCTCGTAGGTGTGGTTTCCAACGGAACGGCTGTGCTTGGTCTAGGAAATATTGGGGCACTTGCCGGAAAGCCTGTAATGGAAGGTAAGAGCGTACTTTTTAAAAGATTTGCTGGTATTGATGCGTTTGATATAGAAATAAGCGCAACTGACCCTGATGAAGTAATTAAAACAGTCAAATATTTAGAACCGACTTTTGGCGGTATAAATCTTGAAGATATCAAAGCTCCTGAGTGTTTTTATATAGAAGAGGAGCTCAAAAAACAAACAGATATACCTATTTTCCATGACGATCAGCACGGAACCGCTATCATTTCTGGTGCCGGGCTCTTAAATGCCTGTGAACTTGTAGATAAAGAGATGAAAGATCTACAAATAGTTTTCAACGGTGCAGGAGCATCTGCTATTGCCTGCGCAGAGTTCTTTATCACACTAGGCGCTAAGAGAGAACATATCATTATGTGCGATAGCCGAGGCGCTATCTATAAAGGCCGTTCAGAAAATATGAATCCCCAAAAAGAGAGCTTTGCGGTTGAGACTAGCGCTAGAACTCTTGAGGACGCCTTGAAGGGAGCCGACGTATTTGCTGGTTTATCCTCAGGGGGCGCTGTGACACAGGATATGGTAAAAAGCATGTCAGACAAGCCAATTATTTTTGCTATGGCAAACCCTGACCCTGAAATATCTTATCCAGATGCAGTTGCGGCAAGAAATGATGTTATTATGGCTACCGGCAGATCAGACTATCCAAATCAGGTAAATAACGTATTAGGGTTTCCATTCATATTTAGAGGTGCTCTTGATGTAAGGGCAAAAGCGATAAATGAGGATATGAAAGTGGCTGCAGCTTACTCATTAGCAAATTTGGCGAAGCAAGGCGCAGACGAAAATGTTGCAAAAGCCTATGGTGAAAAGAGTTTTGAATTTGGTCCTGAATATATAGTTCCAAAACCTTTTGACCCAAGGGTATTGGTATACGAATCTGTTGCTGTAGCAGAGGCCGCAATGAAATCCGGCGTATCCAGGATCCAGATAGACCTTGATGATTACAGAGATAAATTAGAGAAGAAAGTTCAAGAGAAGTTAAAGAGATGGAGCATCAAGTAGCTTTTTTACCCTACAAAGAGCTTTGATACTAACAGACCCAGATCTAAAGAAATCTAAAAAACTAAGAACAGCCCTACTCTCAATAACTGTATCAATATGCTTAATTATAATTAAGCTCATTTTCGGAATTATAACCAATTCCGTTAGCATACTTGCCTCAGCTGCTGATTCATTCCTAGACCTTACCGCCTCATCGGTTAATTACTTCTCAATCAGCAAATCAGAAAAACCGCCTGATCATGACCATAGGTTCGGTCACGGTAAAGCAGAGGGGCTAGCAGGACTCTTTCAATGCTTTGTTATAGGTATTTCATCACTTTATCTTATTTATTTGGCAATTGAGAAGTTAATATACGGCGGTGAGATCGTGTCTGTTGATCTAGGTATCATAGTTATAGCATTCTCAATAGTAGTAAGTTTTATACTTGCAAGGTATATCAAAAAGGTCTCAAAAGAAACCGAGAGTTTGGCTCTGGGTGCAGACAGCCTTCACTACAGCGTTGATGTATATACAAACGTCGGAATCATCCTCACGCTTATCATTATCAAATTCACTGGGCTAGATATTTTAGACCCAATAATTTCTATAATAATAGCAATTGTTATACTCTGGTCTGCAAAAGACATAGTTATTCAGTCAGTAAATATTCTTATGGATAAAGAGCTGCCAGAAGATATTGTTTCTGAAATAGAAAATATAATAATGGATCATGAGCCAGAGGTTAAAAGTTTTCACAAGCTTAAATCTAGAAATGCCGGCACAATAAAGTTTATAGAATTTCATGTAGTTATGGACCATCAACTTACATTTGTTAAATCCCATGATCTAGCCGAGCACATTATACAAGATATAAAAGAGCTTATTCCTAACTCGGAAGTTACCGTTCATGTAGACCCTGACAAGCATATCTGAACCAGTTTTGGTTGAAACCGAAGCTGATTTAATAGATAATCTGAAATATAAAACAATAGTTTGAAACCATTTATTTTAAGTTCGGGTTTATATATACAAAAGCGTTTCAGGAGGAAGTAGAAATGAGAAAATTAATAATTCCTGCATTTGTCATAATAGCTTTTGTATTTGCTGTCCCAACAAGTAGTTTTGCTAAAAAATACCACGGCGGCGGCCACGGATATAAGGGCCACGGAAAAAGCTATGGTTATAAAAGCGGTCAGGGCTATAAGAAAAATTACGGCCATGGCTATAAACAAAGAGGTTATGGCTATAAAGGTGGTCACGGCTACAAACATGCTTACAAGCGCGGATATAATCGTGGATATAGACACGGACACTACAAACCATATTATAAACCCTACTACAGACCTTATTACAGACCATATCCATACAGACCATATGGTTATTATCCAAGGCCCTACCCTGTTTACCCATACATACCGTTTTCGGTCAACCTAGGATTTGTATTCAAATAAGAGTTATTAAGATCTCTGCACCTCAAGGATTTACATGATGAGAAATATATCCCTCTTCATGTAAATCCTTTTTTTATATCCTTGTTGTACTCCTATATTGTGCTGGGTAATATTTCAAGCTCTTCGTATCAAAAAAAGGAAGATTAAGATTCTATGATAAAAGCAGTCATATTCGATATGGATGGTGTAATGATCGACAGTGAACCCCTTTGGGAGAAAACAGAGAGGATTCTTCTTAAAAGAAGGGGTATTGAGTACACAGCTGATTACAGAGACCAGATTGTAGGACTAAATCAGAATGATTCCGGAAAGTTATTGGTTGAAACTTTCAACCTCAAAGATAGCGTTGAAGAAATAATAGATGAGCGAGTAGTTATCCTGACCGGTATCTATGAAGAGGAACTTGAAGTTGTGAAGGAGCTAATTCCGCTTTTAAATCAATTACAAGATTTGGACTATAAACTAGCGGTTGCATCAAGCTCGCCTCTAAGGGTGATAAATTTTGTGTTGGACATGTTTTCTCTTCATCAATATTTTCCGGTTGTGGTATCCGGAGAATGTACGGATGATGGCAAACCTCATCCCGCAATATATCTTCATACTGCTAAAAGATTAGAAATAGATCCAAGTGAGTGCGTTGCGATTGAGGATTCCATAAACGGAGTCAAATCAGCAAAGGCCGCAGGCATGCACTGCATTGCAGTACCTGACAAAAGATTAACTCAAGATCAGTTTAAGATCGCAGATCTCATAGTTCCGAGTCTAAATAGAATTAGCCCGGATTTAATCAAATTTTTTGATTAAATTAAATCATGTTAATCCGCAAAGGCTAAATAGCCCGGAATAATTAATCCCACAAAAGGTATCAAAATTAGTATTCCAAGCCAGCTGGCTTTACCTCTAAGCTCAGCTATTTTCATCCACACAATTATTGCAATAACTATATTCACCAAAGGGATAAAAAATAGAATTGTCCACCAGCCGGGCTTTTGGGCTATCTTGCACATCAAGTAGACATTTACTATTGGAATCCAAGCTAGCCAGGAATTTTCCGTATTAGTTTTATTGGCAATAACCATCAATGTATAGGCAAAATAAACATAGACCAGTACGTAAAGCAAAAACATTCCGACTGCAGAAGAGTCATCCATTAGTAAATCCTCCTTTTGTGTTTATATTGATTCTATTATCTCATTAGCACAAGGTTAGTGTCAAGACTCACTGTGATTTGCATCAAAGAAAGCGAGATATGGTATGAGCAGTATTACAGCGTAAGGAAATAGACATATCAGCCCTAGCCATTTGGAGCGGCCCCTTAGTTCTGAAATATTCATCCAGATAATTGTTGATATTATGATGTTTACTATTGGTATTAAAAAAAGTATCACCCACCAACCCGGCTTACGGGCTATCTTGCAAAGTAGATAAACATTAAGAATAGGAATCCAGGCAAAATTTTCATTCTTGGTATCAGTTTTCCTAGCAAGAATCTTTATACAATAAAAAAGGAAAATAAAAACTAATATAGCTACAAAACCTAGTAGCCCCCTCGAAAATTCATCCATCCACTAATCTCCAACTAAGTTCATATATATTATTTAGTAAAATAATATATACACTGACTACATGCTTAGCAAAAACTTATAGTCTTCCTTTCGTAGGAGGCGCCATAAACTCAGGGCCAACTGGGTCTTTAACAGTCTCACTTAGGATTTTATCTATCTCTGTAAATGCTGAATCATCGAGTGACCAGCCAAATATTTCATCCAGCGGCTCAAGCTGAGATGGTCTTCTAGCTCCCCATAATGCAATATCTTTTTTCTCTTTATCAAGCATCCATCTGAGTGCTAGGTGAATTACCCTCTTACCGTAATTCTCCTGGGCAAATTTATCTAGTTTATCGACTGCAGCTAAGTATTGCTTGAACAGCTCTGAATTCTTGAACTTAGGGTCGACCTTTCTTATATCGTCACCTTCAAAAGTAGTTTTGGACGTCATTCTGCCGCTCAACATCCCGCGGCAAATAGCACCGTAGTGAAGATTTGTGATATTGTTTTCAACAGTGTATGGAATTATGTCTTTTTCTATCTCACGCTCAAATAGGTTATAAGGCGGCTGAGAGGTATGAATCGGAGCTATAGAACGAAATATGTCCTTTTGTTCAATATTATAGTTACTAACACCTATAGCTCTAATTTTACCACTATTTAGAAGCTCAAGCATTGCTTCCGCGGGCTCTTCAAAAGTAGTTTCATAGTCAGGCCAATGGATTTGATAAATATCTATATAGTCACTCTGTAGACGCTCTAAAGAATCGTCAACCTCTTTGAATATCCGCTCTTTAGTAGAATTTCTGTATACCTTACCAGTAGTCCAATCAAGCCCAACTTTAGTTGCCAATATTACCTTATCTCTATTACCGTATTCGGAAACGGCTTTGCCCACGATCTCTTCTGATCTGCCAAAACCGTAGATTGCAGCTGTGTCTATTAAAGTCACGCCTTTATCAAGCGCTTCATGAATTGTCTGAATTGATTCTCTCTCCTCACTACCTCCCCAGAGCCAGCCACCGATTGCCCAGCAGCCAAGCCCTATTCTGGAAGATTCTATATCTGTTCCGCTAATATTCACAAATTCCATATGTTTCTCCTTCTAATCATTCTCGGCTTCTATTAGATCATGAAGTAATTTTCTTACCTCTCTGTATGAAGGCAAATTGAACCTGGCTTTAGTGGGGCCAAAACCTACTTTAATTGAATATCCCCACTCAGGTAAAACCTCGTATATGTCTTCATCCGTCCAGTCATCGCCGATAGAAAGTATAAAGTCCCACTTTACCTTAGACATTAAATGCATCGTGGCTTTACCTTTATTAATTCCTGTATCTTTTACCTCGATTACTTTGTTTCCTTCGAGTACACCTACGTTTAGATTAGCTGTGATATGTAGTAATACATCCTTAAGCTCACCAACCCTTACTAGTGATAGCGCCGGGTCTACTTTTCTGAAATGCCAGACTAGTGAGAAATCTTTTTCCTCAACAAAAGAGCCCGGGGTTCTGTCTACAAACACTTCTAATATTGGTCTTATCTCATCTTTCCATTCATCTGACAACATTTCCAGAGTATCCCAAGACTTCTTCTCTTTTATCCACACACCATGCTCCGCGACCAAACCATTAGATACATTTGAGACCCATCTATCTAATGTTTTTCTGTCTCTTCCGCTAATGATTACTAAATGAGTTTTATGATTTGAAGAAAGTGCGCCTAATATTTCTTTCAACTCCTTATCCGGCTTAACTTTCTCAGGCCTCTCGTTAAATGGCATTAAAGTTCCGTCATAATCAAGCAAAAGCAATGCCCTTTTACTCTTAGCAAAACTTTGAATGAGTTTATTTCTCCTAGATTGGGACAGGCCTTTAGATATAAGATGTTTTTGTATCTCTTTTATATGGCTGATTCTGTCCATAAAATCATGAGCCCATCTTCTGACGTCATAGCGCTCAAGCCTTCCTTGCATTATTGTCATTCTTCTTTTCTGCTCATCAATCGGCATCGTTATCGCTTTCTTAAGCGCGTTAGATGTCCCCTCTAGATCGTTCGGGTTAATAATCAATGCTTCACCGAGCTCTTTTGCAGTTCCCGCCATCTCTCCTAGTATCAAAACCCCGTCCTTGTTTTTACGCGTTGCAACATATTCCTTTGCAACCAGGTTCATACCGTCTCTAAGCGGCGTAAGAAAGAGCACATCAGCAATTGAATATAGGGCGGTTAAATCATCAAAACCAAATGAGCGGTACATATATAATATAGGCGTCCATCCGATAGTGGCGTGCTTACCGTTAATCCTTCCGGCAAGATTATCGACCTGCTCTTTTAAGAGTCTGTAGTGCTCGACCTCTGTTCTAGAAGGAACTGCAACCACGACAAAGATGACCTTCCCTTTGTAGGCCGGGTTCTTATCAAGAAAGTGATCAAAGGCTTCGAGTCTCTCAGGAACCCCTTTTGTGTAATCAAGCCGATCTATAGAGAGAATTACCTTGTAGCCTTCCTTTATATTCTCACTAAACTTTGAGATGCTTGTCTTTACTGCCTCACTATCAGGGGCGCTAGAGAACTTTTTATAGTCTATGCCCATAGGAAATGTATCGACTTTCACGGCATGGTTGCCAAGGGTTATCTGGCCCAGTGTGTGCTCATAACCTAACACACGTCTTACGCTCTCAAGGAAATGGCGTGCGTAGTCAAAGGTGTGAAATCCAATTAGGTCAGATCCCAAAAGGCCCTCTAATATTTCCTTACACCATGGGATTAACCTAAATATTTCAGAAGACGGAAAGGGAATGTGAAGAAAAAAACCAATCTTTACTTTTGGTAGTTTTTCTCTAATCAGTTCCGGCAAAAGCATTAAATGATAGTCATGGACCCAAATTACATCATCTTCATTTGCCACTTCCAACACTGCCTGGCTGAAAGCCTCATTTACCCTGCGGTAGCTGTCCCAATAGCGCTTCTCGTAGTTTGCATACTGAACAAAGTAATGAAAGAGAGGCCATATTACCTCATTACAAAAACCTTGGTAGTAGTTCTCAAAATCTGCCCTTCTTAGAAAAACAGGTATGTAATTATCCCCTGCAAGCAGCTGTTGTAATTCCCTTGTGTCAGACTTAGTGCTATAGCCAGACAGTGTTATACCTGGCCATCCGATCCACAATTGCTCTTGGCCCATATCAAGAGAGCCTACGCCAGTTACAAGACCCCCTACGCTTGGTTGGAAACTAAATTTGGATTTTTTCTTGGATACAGTGACGGGCAATCGGTTGGAAACAATTATTAGCTTTCCCATAACGTATATAGACTATACCTACTTTATAATGAATAGAAATAGAATGTTGACATAGAAAATACAGTTCATATTATTATTTATAATGGCAATTAGAATATTCTATCTATTTCTGATTTTTAATATTGTGCTCTGCTATGGACTAAGGTGCAATACATCCGTGAGCTTCGCCGCAACTCCGGTGGAAGCTCAAGAGAGCTGCCACAGCATGGATCACAGCAAATCTAAAGATGCTGAAGCATCTACTATTATGCAGAATTACGACGATAGATCAGAATTGCATGTCTTATGCTGTGAAGAATCACTTACGAATAGTACTACTGATCAATATATAAAAGTTAAAATTACAGAAGTGCCAAGGACTTGGGAACTTTTTAATCATAACAAGTCTAGCCCGAACCCTAATAATTTTACTTATAAAGATAAAGACCCCCCTGATATACAAGTTTTAAACTCAAGCTTTC
The DNA window shown above is from Thermodesulfobacteriota bacterium and carries:
- a CDS encoding cytochrome c biogenesis protein CcdA, translating into CVGPILASILLYASTAEGAGKGAALLFVYSIGLGLPFLLTGLALSKALTAFGWIKRHYNLYKIIVGGSLIIVGILMLTNNLFYLNIYGQKVLDFIGLDFWKTF
- a CDS encoding 4'-phosphopantetheinyl transferase superfamily protein, whose amino-acid sequence is MTKPNTAISSLENDQIHIWKININNPKWEPSHLLSEVLSKDEKRRALRLKSEKDKNRFIVSRGHLRKKLESYLEISASEIEFSYNEYGKPSVKSEQNDKKIKFNVSHSADLIIYAVRQGSEVGIDVENIRDVNKADKIIGRFFNKQEIDYYHSHPQHKKKSAFFTLWTRKEAYSKAMGRGIGLPAKEIDLNLVTGRSLTTNGHKGKSKWSIFDIETENGYLAALATRGDNPNICCFGF
- a CDS encoding cation diffusion facilitator family transporter; the protein is MILTDPDLKKSKKLRTALLSITVSICLIIIKLIFGIITNSVSILASAADSFLDLTASSVNYFSISKSEKPPDHDHRFGHGKAEGLAGLFQCFVIGISSLYLIYLAIEKLIYGGEIVSVDLGIIVIAFSIVVSFILARYIKKVSKETESLALGADSLHYSVDVYTNVGIILTLIIIKFTGLDILDPIISIIIAIVILWSAKDIVIQSVNILMDKELPEDIVSEIENIIMDHEPEVKSFHKLKSRNAGTIKFIEFHVVMDHQLTFVKSHDLAEHIIQDIKELIPNSEVTVHVDPDKHI
- a CDS encoding HAD family phosphatase, with the protein product MIKAVIFDMDGVMIDSEPLWEKTERILLKRRGIEYTADYRDQIVGLNQNDSGKLLVETFNLKDSVEEIIDERVVILTGIYEEELEVVKELIPLLNQLQDLDYKLAVASSSPLRVINFVLDMFSLHQYFPVVVSGECTDDGKPHPAIYLHTAKRLEIDPSECVAIEDSINGVKSAKAAGMHCIAVPDKRLTQDQFKIADLIVPSLNRISPDLIKFFD
- a CDS encoding DUF5684 domain-containing protein yields the protein MDDSSAVGMFLLYVLVYVYFAYTLMVIANKTNTENSWLAWIPIVNVYLMCKIAQKPGWWTILFFIPLVNIVIAIIVWMKIAELRGKASWLGILILIPFVGLIIPGYLAFAD
- a CDS encoding DUF5684 domain-containing protein, translating into MDEFSRGLLGFVAILVFIFLFYCIKILARKTDTKNENFAWIPILNVYLLCKIARKPGWWVILFLIPIVNIIISTIIWMNISELRGRSKWLGLICLFPYAVILLIPYLAFFDANHSES
- a CDS encoding aldo/keto reductase, giving the protein MEFVNISGTDIESSRIGLGCWAIGGWLWGGSEERESIQTIHEALDKGVTLIDTAAIYGFGRSEEIVGKAVSEYGNRDKVILATKVGLDWTTGKVYRNSTKERIFKEVDDSLERLQSDYIDIYQIHWPDYETTFEEPAEAMLELLNSGKIRAIGVSNYNIEQKDIFRSIAPIHTSQPPYNLFEREIEKDIIPYTVENNITNLHYGAICRGMLSGRMTSKTTFEGDDIRKVDPKFKNSELFKQYLAAVDKLDKFAQENYGKRVIHLALRWMLDKEKKDIALWGARRPSQLEPLDEIFGWSLDDSAFTEIDKILSETVKDPVGPEFMAPPTKGRL
- a CDS encoding bifunctional alpha,alpha-trehalose-phosphate synthase (UDP-forming)/trehalose-phosphatase, with amino-acid sequence MGKLIIVSNRLPVTVSKKKSKFSFQPSVGGLVTGVGSLDMGQEQLWIGWPGITLSGYSTKSDTRELQQLLAGDNYIPVFLRRADFENYYQGFCNEVIWPLFHYFVQYANYEKRYWDSYRRVNEAFSQAVLEVANEDDVIWVHDYHLMLLPELIREKLPKVKIGFFLHIPFPSSEIFRLIPWCKEILEGLLGSDLIGFHTFDYARHFLESVRRVLGYEHTLGQITLGNHAVKVDTFPMGIDYKKFSSAPDSEAVKTSISKFSENIKEGYKVILSIDRLDYTKGVPERLEAFDHFLDKNPAYKGKVIFVVVAVPSRTEVEHYRLLKEQVDNLAGRINGKHATIGWTPILYMYRSFGFDDLTALYSIADVLFLTPLRDGMNLVAKEYVATRKNKDGVLILGEMAGTAKELGEALIINPNDLEGTSNALKKAITMPIDEQKRRMTIMQGRLERYDVRRWAHDFMDRISHIKEIQKHLISKGLSQSRRNKLIQSFAKSKRALLLLDYDGTLMPFNERPEKVKPDKELKEILGALSSNHKTHLVIISGRDRKTLDRWVSNVSNGLVAEHGVWIKEKKSWDTLEMLSDEWKDEIRPILEVFVDRTPGSFVEEKDFSLVWHFRKVDPALSLVRVGELKDVLLHITANLNVGVLEGNKVIEVKDTGINKGKATMHLMSKVKWDFILSIGDDWTDEDIYEVLPEWGYSIKVGFGPTKARFNLPSYREVRKLLHDLIEAEND